The Podospora pseudocomata strain CBS 415.72m chromosome 3, whole genome shotgun sequence genome window below encodes:
- a CDS encoding hypothetical protein (COG:L; EggNog:ENOG503P4UM), with amino-acid sequence MNCSIEQALLSLIPTHNAALPPQLTELASSLLAQSRHKASTLKAEEEIARPYACAHIACERLKTTLNLPPIEPRPPIPPRIYKRLYSHLDKILPSGTGTPGRGTPARGGLEGRVRTPSTKLREQLAPLGTSPQASKSRPLPGRTTPSKEKSLADFRDSNADGTPSKKKLGTTPQSKRKPPPLPLWIRPTLRFLCKELGPASIGPIVASGIESIVCPNGKPTEDEWVKINLVSLLGALYLFVWRGITFPGQDLDQSTYIKFRKQLVATLNRARKEVEVNVKDGDAEKAWEWWYDVKLKDLDMSALVINRHGWLELDWAKGVQDFVHMNEERARDDEEDAEREERNAEPVQLRRADTMFQERYDFLTDRKRKAYAEWKEGIMKRIKAQG; translated from the coding sequence ATGAACTGCTCCATCGAGcaagccctcctctccctcatcccaacccacaacgccgccctccccccacaaCTCACCGAGCTCGccagctccctcctcgcccaatCCCGTCACAAAGCCAGCACCCTCAAAGCCGAAGAGGAGATCGCCCGCCCCTACGCCTGTGCCCACATCGCCTGCGAAAGACTCAAAACCACCCTCAACTTGCCCCCTATTGAGCCCCGGCCACCCATCCCGCCACGCATCTACAAACGCCTCTACAGCCATCTCGATAAAATCCTCCCATCTGGCACTGGAACCCCAGGGCGAGGGACACCAGCTCGCGGTGGTCTTGAAGGTCGTGTCCGCACACCGAGTACAAAACTAAGAGAACAACTTGCGCCGCTTGGTACCTCAccacaagcaagcaaaagcAGGCCTCTACCAGGGAGAACAACTCCAAGCAAGGAGAAGTCGCTAGCGGACTTTCGGGACAGTAACGCAGATGGCACGCCTTCAAAGAAGAAGTTAGGGACCACCCCCCAGTCAAAAAGAAAGCCACCACCTTTACCGTTATGGATCCGGCCAACGCTGCGGTTTTTATGCAAGGAACTCGGCCCAGCCAGTATCGGCCCTATCGTGGCCTCCGGGATTGAGTCTATCGTTTGTCCCAATGGCAAACCGACAGAGGACGAGTGGGTGAAAATCAACCTGGTCTCGTTACTCGGTGCTCTGTATCTGTTTGTCTGGCGAGGCATTACGTTTCCCGGCCAAGATCTGGATCAGTCGACGTACATCAAGTTCCGGAAGCAACTCGTGGCTACTTTGAATAGAGCCAGgaaggaggtcgaggtcaATGTTAAGGACGGTGATGCTGAGAAGgcgtgggagtggtggtatGATGTCAAGCTCAAGGATCTGGATATGTCTGCCTTGGTGATCAACCGTCATGgttggttggagttggaCTGGGCAAAGGGCGTGCAGGATTTTGTGCATATGAATGAAGAACGAGCacgggatgatgaggaggatgcagagagagaagagaggaaCGCGGAACCCGTCCAGCTCAGGCGGGCGGATACGATGTTCCAGGAGAGATACGACTTTCTCACTGACAGGAAAAGGAAGGCGTATGCtgagtggaaggaggggatCATGAAGAGGATCAAGGCGCAGGGCTGA
- the GRE2_2 gene encoding methylglyoxal reductase (NADPH-dependent) gre2 (COG:V; EggNog:ENOG503NVWR), whose protein sequence is MTKVLLTGGSGFIAAHILDQLLSASHTVITTVRSQSKADAITSAYPSQTTSGYLTVAIVPDIAQPNAFDSVLQTHGSGLEVVLHTASPFHFKFNDPKKELIDPALIGTTSILSAITKFAPSVRRVVVTSSFAAIINEAHVSDPSTVFSEKSWNPVTIDDIHRNPATAYRASKTLAEKAAWEFVQNKENDAKFDLVTINPPMVFGPVVHHLATLEAINTSNERIVDAIKGKWKGEIPPTGQAYIWVDVRDVATAHVRAGLGLVEGVAGKRLFVVSGWFSNAQIAEVLRKNFPEDKEKLPEEGVKGGELPEEDKRFGYDNSETTRLLGIEWIGLERSIVDTVRSLKRVEVSA, encoded by the exons ATGACCAAGGTTCTGTTGACTG GCGGCTCCGGCTTCATTGCAG ccCACATCCTCGACCAACTCCTCTCCGCCTCTCACACCGTCATCACAACCGTCCGCTCCCAATCCAAAGCCGACGCCATCACCTCCGCCtacccctcccaaaccacctCCGGCTACCTCACCGTCGCCATAGTCCCTGACATCGCCCAACCCAACGCCTTCGACTCggtcctccaaacccacgGCTCCGGCCTCGAAGTAGTCCTCCAcaccgcctcccccttccacttcaAATTCAACGACCCAAAGAAAGAGCTCATCGACCCCGCTCTTATCGGCAcaacctccatcctctccgccattACCAAATTCGCCCCCTCCGTCCGCCGCGTCGTCGtgacctcctcctttgcAGCTATAATCAACGAGGCTCACGTCtccgacccctccaccgtctttTCTGAAAAATCATGGAACCCGGTCACGATAGATGACATCCACCGCAACCCAGCAACCGCCTACCGCGCCTCCAAGACCCTGGCGGAAAAGGCCGCCTGGGAGTTTGTGCAGAACAAGGAGAATGACGCAAAGTTTGACTtggtcaccatcaacccgCCGATGGTCTTCGGGCCGGTGGTCCACCATCTTGCTACCCTCGAGGCGATTAACACTTCTAATGAGAGGATCgtggatgccatcaaggggaagtggaagggggagataCCCCCGACGGGCCAGGCTTACATCTGGGTTGATGTACGGGATGTGGCGACTGCTCACGTAAGGGCTGGGTTAGGGCTTGTGGAGGGGGTAGCTGGGAAGAGGCTGTTTGTTGTTTCGGGGTGGTTTTCCAACGCTCAAATCgcggaggtgttgaggaagaactTTCCAGAGGATAAGGAGAAAttgccggaggagggggtcaaGGGGGGAGAATtgccggaggaggataaGAGGTTTGGGTATGATAATAGTGAGACgacgaggttgttggggattGAGTGGATTGGCTTAGAGAGGAGCATTGTTGATACGGTGAGGAGTTTGAAGAGGGTCGAGGTTTCTGCTTAG